CCGGACCGAAAAAAACAGGCCCCGCGTTCCGCTCGTTACGTTCGAGCGGCCGCGGGGCCTTCCTGCGTTTATTGCGATAATCGAAGCGCCAAATCGTACAAGTCCTTGTTGAACGGCTTCTTCGTGCTGACGACCTTCTCGATGTCGGTGGCGACGAGCTCGTTCTGGATGACGCCGACCGCCTTGCCGGAGTCGCCCGCGATCAAGCGGCGCACCGCGAAGTCGCCTAAGCGGCTTGCGAGAATTCGATCGTTGTGCGTCGGCGAGCCGCCGCGTTGGATATGACCGAGAACGGTCACCCGGCATTCGATGCCGCTCGATTCGGTGATGCGGTTGGCGATGTCTTCGCCCTTGCCCACGCCTTCGGCGACGAGGATGATGCTGTGCCGCTTGCCGCCGGCGAAGTGATGCTTCATCGAAGCCGAAATTTGGTCGAGATCGAACGGCATCTCCGGCACGAGGATCGCTTCGGCGCCGCTCGCAAGGCCCGCGTACAACGCGATATCGCCGCAATGGCGGCCCATGACCTCGACGACGGACGAACGTTCGTGCGACGTCATCGTATCGCGCAGCTTGTTCACCGCGTCGACGACGATGCCGACCGCCGTGTCGAAGCCGATCGTGATATCGGTGAACGGGATATCGTTGTCGATCGTGCCCGGGAGCCCCATCGTCTTGATGCCCTGCAGCCGAAGCTTGTTCGCGCCTTGATACGAGCCGTCGCCGCCGATGACGACGAGGCCGTCGATGCCGCGCTTGCGCAAGTTTTCCGCGCCGATCTGCTGCCCTTCGAGCGTCATGAACTCCTTCGAACGAGCCGTCTGCAGAATCGTGCCGCCTCGCTGAATGATATCGCCGACGCTGCGCAAATCCATCTCGCGGATGTCGTCGTGAATCAATCCGTGGTAGCCCCGCTGCACCGCGTACACCTTCAATCCGTGGAACAGCGCGCTGCGCACGACCGCTCGAACGGCCGCGTTCATCCCTTGGGAGTCTCCTCCGCTCGTTAATACCGCAATCGATTGTACAGACATGGTCTCTGCCATCCTTCCTTACCTCTGTTTAAGATCTGGCGTCTTGAATTTGCGGCCGGTCGATGCCTTGCCGCTTGCGGATCCATACGCTGTTCGCCCAGAAGAACATCCGCGTCAACGGGCTGTTCCGCATCAGCCGCTTCGTGACGCCGGCGACGTCCTCCTGCCGCCTCACCTTCGGATCCGATAAATACAACGCGAGCAGCCCTTCGACGATCATGCCGTGAAACCGCCGGTCGTCGAGCTCCCGTACGCGTTCCCTAGCCGTTCCGGCGATCCATTCGATGCGCTCCGCCGTCCGGCGGGCGTCGTCGAAATACTCGCAGAAGTTGAGGTCGCCCCCGATTCGATCCTCTTCCATGTCGATCAAGTAATCGAGCAGGATGTGAAGACCGCAGACGTACGGAAAATAGGCGTTCCGGGCGCGCTCCGCGCGCCCTTCCGTAACGCCCTCGCCCGCCGCGACGGCGAACAAATAAAACATGCCCAGCGTGGAGCCGGTCGCCGCGGCGAACTCGTTCCAGCCGAGCTCGGGGCACTTGTCCCGATGCGACGACCACCAGCCGGTCAGCGCCGGCTCGCGGTCCTCCCGGCGGATGTGCTTATGCACCTGCAAGTCGCCATACAGGCCGACCAGCTCCTTCACGTACGGCTTGACCGCGTCGTACGACGGCAGCGTCGCGATATTGTCGCGGCACGTCTCGACGAGGCGGCGCAAATATCCGCCGTCCTCCCGTTCCGCGCGCAGCTCGTAATAATCCGACAGCGGCAGCTCCGGGTCGACCGCTTCGTGCATCGCGAGATGCAGCTGGCGGAAGTCCGCCGCATCCATCGACGTCGACCGATCGCATAGGTTGTCCAAGTAATCGCTGATCGTCTGCAGCGCCACGATGAGCGGGATGAGGGCGCTCCGGCGCTCGGGACGCAATAGCGCGTAGACGGAGCCTCCTTCGCAATGGAACCGTTTCGTCGACAGGCTGGCGATCGCCTGCGTTCGCAGCTCCGCGTCGGGAATCGCGGATGCCTCCTCCGTCCACCGGTCCAGCTCCCGGGCGACTTCCGGGAGTACCTGCCGGTATACACGCAGCATGAGCGAGAGCGGCCCTCGCGGCGCGGCGCCCGCTTCGCGTCCGGAATCAATCAAGCGACGTACCTCCGAAGCATTGATGCAAGCAGTAGCGAGCGACGGCGGTCATCTCGGCGCGCTGCAGCCGCTCGAGCTTCCCGATTTCGGCCGCGTCGCCCCCTTGCAGGGCGCGTTCCACCGCCCGATTGAAGGCGGACGGATCCCAGCCGCCGCGGGCGACGAACGCTCCGCCGCCCTCCGCGAGCGCCGCTTCGCGGGCGATGTCCGCGTAACACGGATGCGCGCCGACGCGGCGAAACCAATAGTCCGCGTTCCAATAATCGCCTTCCATCCGATGCATAATGCCGTGAAGCAGACTGCCCGTCGGCGAATGCAGCTCCTGCGACAACGCATGGGAGCCGTCCAGATCGTCGTTCCACAGCAGCAGCGCGGAGCGAAGCGCCCTCGCCTCCGGCGCGTCCCCCGGGGTCAGCCGACGAATCGCAGCGGAAACCGCCTCGTCCGGCGGCCGCTTAGGCGACAGCTCCTGCGGCGGCTCACGGTCTGCGAGCGCGGAAATCAAGCCGCGCGCTTCCTCTATGCTCATGCGTACGCCTCCGTCCGTCCGGAAAATTCTCCAACCAGTATAGCTAATGATGGGCTTTCACCGCAACGTCTTGGTTTAAGCGGAAATATAAATGCAAATCGTTGATGCGGCTCGCCCGCTCCGCGATATCCCACGTCAAAGCGCAGACGACTTCGAAGTTTTCCTCGTCGTCGAGCCGCGCCTGCAGAGCGACGATTTCCCGCTCGAAGGCGAAGATGCGGTCCGGGATCGCACCGCGCACCGTCTCCCAATAATACAGTATGGCCGACTGCTCCGCCGCGGTAAACTCGGTCCATTCCCGCCGCAGCTCCGGCGTCGGGATTCCGAGGCGAGCGTCGAACGCGAAATGCGCTTCCGGCGCGAAAGGCTCCATGGTCTCCCTCCTTCTCCGCTGATTCCGCAATCGTTGTTATCCATCATATCACGTTCGATCGTCCGACAGAAGCGCGCTTGACGCCCTGTCACAGAACGTTATAATTGTGATATGGTATTAGTACCAACTACTAAAAATATGAAACCGTGAGGCGTGAATTTTTAATGTCCTATCCTTTAATTAAAGCCAACATGCACGAACGCAGAAGCGTGCGGAAATATACGGACGCGCCGGTCTCCGTCGAGGACATCCAAGAAATTATCGACTGCGCCCGCTACGCCCCGAGCGATACGAACTCTCAGACGTGGGAATTCGTCGTCGTGCTGAACCGCGAGAAGATCGCGCGCATCGAAGAGCTGACGTGGGAGGCGTTGAACCGCCGCGCGGCGGAAGCGACCGAGCGCGGGCTCGAGAAGGAAGCGCGCTTGCTCGTTCGTTCTTTCGGTCCGTACGCGACCGCGTTCCGGGACGCGCCGGCGCTGATCGTCTGCCTCGCCACGCCGTACGCGTCCAAGTTCCGCGAGAAAATCTTCGATCCGATCGGGCTCGTTCCCGACGAGGTATGGCGCGAAGAAGGCATCAAGTCGAGCTGCCTCGCCTCGCAAAACCTGATGCTCGCCGCGCATGCCCGAGGTCTCGCCACCTGCCCGATGACCGGTCCCGTCTTGCTCGCGGAGGAGGCGCTGAAGGAATACCTCGGCATTCGCGACGAAGCGCAGGTCAACATGGTCATCGCGCTTGGGGTACCGGCGGATACGCCCGCCAAGCTGCCGCGCAAGCCGGTGGAAGACATTCTTACGATTATCGAGTAAGACGGCAAGAAACCGTCCGGGACCATTCCCGGGCGGTTTCTTCATGTTCGGGCCTATGCATCGGAACCCCTTACCCGAACTAGGCGCACATGTGCGGTTATAGGCGGAAGATTCCGCTAATGTCGACCGTTAGGCGGCGGGTCAGCCGTTGCCGCTCGCCGGCTTGCGGATCGACAACAGCCGCGTCGAGCCGGGAATGAACGTCAATCGGGACGGCGGCAGCCGGACGGCGGCGCCCGCCGACTCGAACTCTCGAACGATGTCGTCCAAGCCCGGATACCGCTCGTGCTTCAACGTATACAACGGATAAATCCGGACCTCGCCCCCCGGTCGCGTAACGCGGTACAGCTCCCTTAATGCGTCGCGGTGAAACTCGATTCCGAATTGTTCTTCATATAAGAAGAGGAAATGGCTGCACAACGTCAACGCGAACGCGTCGTCTTCGAACGGAAGGCGCGGCAGCGAAGCGGCCGTATACGACCCAGTCCCGGCTTCCGCTTCCGCCCGGTAATCCGCGATGAACCGCTCGAGCGACGCTTCCCGTTTCGCCCGGTGCGCTTCCGGCGAACCGTAGAACGTCCAGTCGAACCGATCTCTCGCCCGCTCCAGCTTCGCGGTCGACGACGCGATCTCCTCCGCGCTCTCCGCGTAGAGCGCCTCCGCGGATTTCGCGTAGCGCGGATCCGCGGACACGACCCGCGCCCCGCGCAGGCGCGCCTCCGCCGCGAACGACGACGCGCCGCCGGCGACGTCTAGCGTCGGCCCGCGGAAGGGCGCATCGCCCTCCAGCGCGAACATCGCCTCGTATTCCCGGTACGAGCGGCACGTCACGGCTACCCCCGTCTGCGGGTAGAAGGCTTCCTTTTTCCCATGATTCCCATGATTCCCTTGTTTCGCTTGGCTCATCTTCCTCATCTCTCCTCGCTCGGCTCTTCCCGGCCGCCTCCGCGACCGGCTTGACGGTATTGTAGCATAGGCGTTTGCATTTAGGGCACATTTTTTGTATGATGGCGCGGAAAGGGTGATGGACGGACATGGCGACGAAAAAGGTGCAGATCTGGAAGCGCGACAAGTGGAATATGATCAACGCCGAAGTGCGCGGGCGCGAGATCGAGGTTATCGAAATCAGCGATCAGTGGGGCGAGGAATCTCGGACTTTTTACAGCCGCGCGGAGCTGAAGCATTGGGTGGAGCAGCGCTTCGCGCCGGAGCGATTCAACGGCACGGAGGAAGAGCGCGCGCACATCGTCGAGCAATTCGAGGGTTTGTGACACATACATGGGAAAAGGCTGCCCGAAACGCGACGCCGCGCTTCGGACAGCCTTTTTCCATTTATACTTTGAATCGTCCGACCTGCTCCTGCAGCTCCGAAGCCATCTGGCTCAGATGGGACGAAGACGACTTCATCTCCTCCATCGTCGCCAGCTGCTCCTCGGTCGCCGCCGACACGTGCTGCGTGCCGGCCGCCGCTTGCTCGGCCACCTCGGCGATCTCCCGGAAGCTGTTCAACATCGCTTGGAACTGCCCCATGATCGCATCCAAATCCTCGGTGACGGACGCCGTGTCCGTCTCGACGCGAGCGGCCGAATCGGCGATCTCGCCGAACGCCGCCACGGACGCGTTCACGCTGTCCATCCCTTCCCGCAGTTGGACGGTCGCGCTCGTCATCGAACGCGACGCCTCGGCGATGCCGCCGCGAATGCCTTCCACGTGGACGGCGACCTCCTTCGCCGACGCGCTCGACTGCTCGGCGAGCCTCCGCACCTCGTCGGCGACGACCGCGAAGCCGAGGCCGTGCTCGCCGGCGCGAGCCGCCTCGATCGCCGCGTTCAGGGCGAGCAGGTTCGTCTGCGACGCGATGTCGGTAATGAGGCGCATGACGCTGCCGATCTTCTCCGACTTGTCGCCGAGCCCGCCGATGACGGTAGACAGCCCGTCGATGGCGCGCCCGAGCTCGTCCATCTTCGCGCGCAGCTCGTCCATCCGCCCGAGCCCGTCCCGCGACTGCTCCGCCGTCGCGACGGCGGTTTCCTTCATGCGGTGCATATTGCCGTTCATGCGCTCCGCCGCCGCCGCGATGTCGTCGGCCAGAGCGACCGCGCCGCGCACGCCTTCCGCTTGGCGCTCCGAGCCGACGGCCAGCTGCTGCGCCACTTCCGTAATCATCTCGCTCGATTGGCCGGTCTGCTCCGCGCTCGCCGTCAGCTGCTGCGAGGAAGCGGCGACCAGCTCGCTCGACGCCGCGACCTGCCGCAGCACCTCGCGCTGCGCTTCGAGCATGCCGCGGAACGAGCGGGCGAGATCGCCGAGCTCGTCCTTCGTCGCGATGTCGACGTTCACCGTCAAGTCGCCTTTCGAGGCGACGTTCATCATGTATTGCAGTCGCTTGACCGGATAGTTGATCAATCGGGACAGCCAGAGCCCGATCGCGATCGTGATCGCGGCCGCGACGACGATAATCGTCACGATCAGCGCGATCGATCCCGTATACGCCTGACCGAGCCGCTCGTTCGTCCGTTCGGCGTTCGCCGCGTTCTTCTCGGCCCATTGCGCTAGAATCTCATTGATTCGGTCCAGCTTCGGCTCGGCGTTCTGTTTAAAGTAGCGGAACGCGCGATCGGTGTTGCCCGAACGCTCCAGCTCCAAATTGAGCGCTTCTTGACTGGCGGCGCGGTATTCCGCGAGAAGGCCGTCCAGCTGTCGGACGAGCTCCGCCTCCTCCGCGTCCAGATGACTTGCTTTCAGGTTGGCGAACGCTTCGTCGAACTTCGCGTTCCGCTCTTCCGTTTCCTTCACCATTTCCTTCTGTTCGATGGGATCGTACGCCACCATAATATGGTACATATTCGCCTCGACGGCGCGCGAATGCGCGCGAGCTTCGTTGATCCACTTGATCGGAAGCACCCGTTCGTCGTACATCTCCTTGACGCCCGAATACGTGACGCCCGTCTGCGCGACGCCGATCACGCCCACGACTACCGTAAACAAGACCGACGCGGCGATAAGCGATAAGAGCTTATAAAACAACTTCAGGTCGGACACGAACGCCAACCGTTTCAGGACGCGCTGCAGCAACGAAAGATCATCCCTTTTCCTTTATGTAATCAGGCCTCCAAGCCTAGACCTATATTACCACGGTTTTCTTGAACAGTGGTGAAAAAACGAAAAAAACGCCTCACACGACGTGTAAGGCGCTCCAAGGTTTTCCATATATCGATCGTTCTACAGCTTCGTGTGCGGCAGCACGGTCGGCTCGGTCGCGACGTCGATCAGGAGCGGCGTCCCGACCCGGGTCGGATCGAATGCCGTCGCAAGCGCGGCGCGGAACGCCGCCTCGTCGTCGGCGCGCATGCCGAAGCCTCCGCATGCCGTCGCTATGGCGGAGAAATCCGGATTGTCGAGCTTCGCCTGCGACGCGTCGAGCCCGGCGAGCCGCATCCGGTTGTACTCGATCGCGTACGACCCGTTGTTCAGGACGACGAGCGCGATCGGCAGCCCCAGCTTCGCCGCCGTCTTGAATTCGATCAGCGTCTGCTGCACGCCGCCGTCGCCGGCGACCGCGACGATCGGGCGGCCGGACGATGCGAGTCCGGCCGCGATCGCCGCCGGCAAGGCGAAGCCCAGCGTCCGCAGCGTGCCCGAGACGAGCAGCCGCTGCCCGCGGTTTTCGAACGCGCGCCCCCACCACAGCGAGTGGTCTCCGGTGTCGAGCGCGACGATCGCTTCGGGCGGGATCGCCTCCGACAGCAGCTTCATGATCCGCGGCGGCGTCATCGGCGTCCCGGTCTGATCCGCCTCCGCCTCGAGTCGCTTCATCCAGTCCATGCGCAAATCCGTGACGCGCCGCTGCCATGCCGCCATGCGCTTCTCGTCGCGCGCGAGCGTCTTCGCGAACCCGGCGAACCGCGGCATGATGTCCGCTAGATCGCCGACGAGACCGCGGACGATGCCGTGACCGATGCCGATGTTCTCGCGGATCGCATCGATCTGGACGACGCGCGCGGTCGGCGGCGTATATTCGTCCGGCCACCAGGTCGCGCCGCAGACGACGACGAGGTCGCTCTCCGCCATCGCGACGCTCGCCGCCTCGCTGCCCGCGAGGCCGAAGCCGCCGACGAACAGATTGTGCCCGTTCGGGAACACATGCTTCGCCGGCAGCGTCGTCGCCACCGCGGCGCCGAGCGCCTCGGCGAGGGCGAGCGTCTCGCGCTCGACGCCTTCCACCCCGCGCCCGAGCAGCAGCATCGGCCGCTCCGCCTCCGCGATCAAGCGGAACGTCGCTTCGACGTCCTCGGCCGGCGCGAGCAGTGGCTGGTGCAGATGCGCCGTATACGGCAGCGGCGCGCCCTTGACCGGTTCGAGGAACATCTTCTTCGGAACCGACAGATGCGTGACCGCGCCGCGAACCGAGCTGAGCGTCAGGCACCGCTGCAGCATCTCCGGCAGCGCATCCGGGTGCGCCAGCAGCTCGCTGAACGCGGCGAACGGAGCGACGGTCAGCTGCTGCTGCAAGTACTGCTTCGCGCTCGTGCCGATCTTCGCTTCGTCGACTTGCCCCGTAATGGCCAACACGCCGGCATGGTCGGCATACGCGTCCGCGAGGCCGTTCATCATATTCGTGAGGCCCGGACCGCACGTGCCGAGCACGACGCCGACCCGCCCGGTCAGCTTCGCCTCGGCCGCCGCCGCGAGCGCCGCGGCGTTCTCGTCGAGGAAAGGAACATATTGGATTTTCCCATGCTTTGCTATATCATCTAAGAAGAACAAATTCGCGTCTCCGAGCACGCCGTAGATGCGTTCGACTCCCCAAGCGGACAGCTGCTCCAAGAGGAATCGGCCGACCGTCAGACCGGCGTCCGGCTTCTTCGCGTCGGCGTTGACGGGTTCGTTCTGCAATCGATCGATCGTGCGTTCTAACAGCGTTGGCGCCATGCGTTCACTTTCCTTTCATGTTTTGGGTAGTGTACCCGGAAAGCGAGGTTTGAACCCCCTATGCAATCGTCCGGCGCGCTCGCGGTGTTTCTGGTCGTCTCCTTCTGCCTCGCCGCGGTCGTCATCCTGAAGCGCGAGTCGATTCCCGACCCGCTCCGCCGCCCGATCGCGGTCTCGACGCTCGTCATGATCGTCGCCGCGTTCGTTATGCTGCTCGTCACATTTTTTACGATGGGTTCGGAATAAGCTATAATATGGTAACCCTTGGCGCATACTAGCCGAATGGACTTCCGCAACGAAGGGGGCATTCGCGCGATGCGCCGAACTCGCATTCGGCTTTTCGCGTCGGTCTCGGCGCTTGCCGCGGCCGCCGCTTTATGTTTCTTACCAATACATACTTGGAGGGATACGATGGCTACGACGACGACGACAACCGCGCTTCCGAAGCGCGCCGACATGCCGGCCGAGCATCTGTGGAAATTGGAGGACTTGTATCCGTCGCAGGACGCTTGGAACAAGGAATACGAAGAAGTGAAAGGACTGCTCGGCGAAGCGGCCGCCTTCCAAGGCAAGCTGACGGACGCCGCCGCGCTGAAGAGCTGCTTCGAGCTCGAGGATAAGATTTCGCTGCTGACCGAGCGGCTCTACGTGTACTCCAACATGCGCCACCATCAGGACATGGCCGATCAAACCTATCAAGCGTTGTCCGACAAGGCGAAGAAGCTGTCCGTCGACGTCGGCGAAGCGCTCTCCTTCGTCACGCCGGAAATTTTGTCGCTCTCCGAGGAGCAGCTGAAGGGCTTTATCGCCGATCCGACCCTCGCGCCGTATAAGCATACGCTCGAGGAGATGCTCCGCCAGAAGCCGCACATCCTGTCCAAGGCGGAGGAAGCGCTTCTTGCGCAGGTGGGGAGCATTTCGCAGGCGCCGGGGAACATTTTCGGAATGATCAACAACGCGGACATGAAGTTCCCGACCATCAAGAACGACAAAGGCGAGGACGTCGAGCTGACGCACGGCCGGTACATTCAATTCCTGGAGAGCCGCAACCGCGAGGTCCGGGCGAATGCCTTCAAAGCGATGTACGCCACCTACGCCAAGCAAAAAAACACGCTCGCCGCCACGCTCGCCGCGAACGTCACGAAGAACCAGTTCTACGCGAAGGCGCGCAAGTATCCGTCGGCGCTAGAAGCGTCGTTGTACGGCGATAACATTCCGAAGGACGTCTACACGAACTTGATCGCGACGATTCACGAATCGCTGCCGTTGCTGCAGCGGTACCTCGAGCTCCGCAAGAAGCTGCTCGGCGTCGACGAATTGCATATGTACGACCTGTTCACCCCGCTCGTCGAAGAAGTCGACATGGAGATTTCGTACGAAGGAGCCAAGGCGAAGGTGTTGGATTCCCTGAAGCCGCTCGGCGACGACTACTTGAAGAACCTGCAAGCGGGCTTCGAAGAGGGCTGGATCGACGTGTACGAGAACGAAGGCAAGCGGTCCGGCGCGTACTCGTGGGGCGCTTACGGCACGCATCCGTACGTGCTGCTGAACCACAAGGATAACCTCAACTCGATGTTCACGCTGACGCACGAGATGGGTCACGCGCTCCAC
The nucleotide sequence above comes from Paenibacillus antri. Encoded proteins:
- the pfkA gene encoding 6-phosphofructokinase, with protein sequence MSVQSIAVLTSGGDSQGMNAAVRAVVRSALFHGLKVYAVQRGYHGLIHDDIREMDLRSVGDIIQRGGTILQTARSKEFMTLEGQQIGAENLRKRGIDGLVVIGGDGSYQGANKLRLQGIKTMGLPGTIDNDIPFTDITIGFDTAVGIVVDAVNKLRDTMTSHERSSVVEVMGRHCGDIALYAGLASGAEAILVPEMPFDLDQISASMKHHFAGGKRHSIILVAEGVGKGEDIANRITESSGIECRVTVLGHIQRGGSPTHNDRILASRLGDFAVRRLIAGDSGKAVGVIQNELVATDIEKVVSTKKPFNKDLYDLALRLSQ
- a CDS encoding tetraprenyl-beta-curcumene synthase family protein, encoding MLRVYRQVLPEVARELDRWTEEASAIPDAELRTQAIASLSTKRFHCEGGSVYALLRPERRSALIPLIVALQTISDYLDNLCDRSTSMDAADFRQLHLAMHEAVDPELPLSDYYELRAEREDGGYLRRLVETCRDNIATLPSYDAVKPYVKELVGLYGDLQVHKHIRREDREPALTGWWSSHRDKCPELGWNEFAAATGSTLGMFYLFAVAAGEGVTEGRAERARNAYFPYVCGLHILLDYLIDMEEDRIGGDLNFCEYFDDARRTAERIEWIAGTARERVRELDDRRFHGMIVEGLLALYLSDPKVRRQEDVAGVTKRLMRNSPLTRMFFWANSVWIRKRQGIDRPQIQDARS
- a CDS encoding nitroreductase family protein, which gives rise to MSYPLIKANMHERRSVRKYTDAPVSVEDIQEIIDCARYAPSDTNSQTWEFVVVLNREKIARIEELTWEALNRRAAEATERGLEKEARLLVRSFGPYATAFRDAPALIVCLATPYASKFREKIFDPIGLVPDEVWREEGIKSSCLASQNLMLAAHARGLATCPMTGPVLLAEEALKEYLGIRDEAQVNMVIALGVPADTPAKLPRKPVEDILTIIE
- a CDS encoding class I SAM-dependent methyltransferase; its protein translation is MSQAKQGNHGNHGKKEAFYPQTGVAVTCRSYREYEAMFALEGDAPFRGPTLDVAGGASSFAAEARLRGARVVSADPRYAKSAEALYAESAEEIASSTAKLERARDRFDWTFYGSPEAHRAKREASLERFIADYRAEAEAGTGSYTAASLPRLPFEDDAFALTLCSHFLFLYEEQFGIEFHRDALRELYRVTRPGGEVRIYPLYTLKHERYPGLDDIVREFESAGAAVRLPPSRLTFIPGSTRLLSIRKPASGNG
- a CDS encoding methyl-accepting chemotaxis protein — protein: MLQRVLKRLAFVSDLKLFYKLLSLIAASVLFTVVVGVIGVAQTGVTYSGVKEMYDERVLPIKWINEARAHSRAVEANMYHIMVAYDPIEQKEMVKETEERNAKFDEAFANLKASHLDAEEAELVRQLDGLLAEYRAASQEALNLELERSGNTDRAFRYFKQNAEPKLDRINEILAQWAEKNAANAERTNERLGQAYTGSIALIVTIIVVAAAITIAIGLWLSRLINYPVKRLQYMMNVASKGDLTVNVDIATKDELGDLARSFRGMLEAQREVLRQVAASSELVAASSQQLTASAEQTGQSSEMITEVAQQLAVGSERQAEGVRGAVALADDIAAAAERMNGNMHRMKETAVATAEQSRDGLGRMDELRAKMDELGRAIDGLSTVIGGLGDKSEKIGSVMRLITDIASQTNLLALNAAIEAARAGEHGLGFAVVADEVRRLAEQSSASAKEVAVHVEGIRGGIAEASRSMTSATVQLREGMDSVNASVAAFGEIADSAARVETDTASVTEDLDAIMGQFQAMLNSFREIAEVAEQAAAGTQHVSAATEEQLATMEEMKSSSSHLSQMASELQEQVGRFKV
- a CDS encoding thiamine pyrophosphate-binding protein codes for the protein MAPTLLERTIDRLQNEPVNADAKKPDAGLTVGRFLLEQLSAWGVERIYGVLGDANLFFLDDIAKHGKIQYVPFLDENAAALAAAAEAKLTGRVGVVLGTCGPGLTNMMNGLADAYADHAGVLAITGQVDEAKIGTSAKQYLQQQLTVAPFAAFSELLAHPDALPEMLQRCLTLSSVRGAVTHLSVPKKMFLEPVKGAPLPYTAHLHQPLLAPAEDVEATFRLIAEAERPMLLLGRGVEGVERETLALAEALGAAVATTLPAKHVFPNGHNLFVGGFGLAGSEAASVAMAESDLVVVCGATWWPDEYTPPTARVVQIDAIRENIGIGHGIVRGLVGDLADIMPRFAGFAKTLARDEKRMAAWQRRVTDLRMDWMKRLEAEADQTGTPMTPPRIMKLLSEAIPPEAIVALDTGDHSLWWGRAFENRGQRLLVSGTLRTLGFALPAAIAAGLASSGRPIVAVAGDGGVQQTLIEFKTAAKLGLPIALVVLNNGSYAIEYNRMRLAGLDASQAKLDNPDFSAIATACGGFGMRADDEAAFRAALATAFDPTRVGTPLLIDVATEPTVLPHTKL
- the pepF gene encoding oligoendopeptidase F is translated as MATTTTTTALPKRADMPAEHLWKLEDLYPSQDAWNKEYEEVKGLLGEAAAFQGKLTDAAALKSCFELEDKISLLTERLYVYSNMRHHQDMADQTYQALSDKAKKLSVDVGEALSFVTPEILSLSEEQLKGFIADPTLAPYKHTLEEMLRQKPHILSKAEEALLAQVGSISQAPGNIFGMINNADMKFPTIKNDKGEDVELTHGRYIQFLESRNREVRANAFKAMYATYAKQKNTLAATLAANVTKNQFYAKARKYPSALEASLYGDNIPKDVYTNLIATIHESLPLLQRYLELRKKLLGVDELHMYDLFTPLVEEVDMEISYEGAKAKVLDSLKPLGDDYLKNLQAGFEEGWIDVYENEGKRSGAYSWGAYGTHPYVLLNHKDNLNSMFTLTHEMGHALHSHYSDTNLSYRDAQYTIFLAEVASTLNEALLMDYMLKKTTDPKEKMYLLTYYADQFRTTVFRQTMFAEFEMIIHDKSEAGESLTPQALSEIYYELNKKYHGFDGMIVDQDIEMEWARIPHFYTSFYVYKYATGFSAATSFAKQILDEGQPAVDRYLGFLKSGGSDFSINILKKAGVDMSSPAPIRDAMEVFRGLVEEMEQYVK